A window from Pokkaliibacter sp. MBI-7 encodes these proteins:
- the secA gene encoding preprotein translocase subunit SecA yields the protein MIASLIRKLIGSKNERELRRMGKIVNAINGFEAQLGSLDDAALQAKTAEFRSRLEKGESLDQILPEAFAVVREASKRVMGMRHFDVQMIGGITLHEGRVAEMRTGEGKTLVATLPVYLNALSGKGVHVVTVNDYLARRDAEWMQPLYQFLGMSVGIIVSGQDPEIKRIAYRADITYGTNNEYGFDYLRDNMAFSKEDRAQRGLNFAVVDEVDSILIDEARTPLIISGMAEDSSELYRSINRLIPILKFQETVEEGEEVAEPGHYTLDEKQRQVELTEDGHQYVEEWLSQQGLLPEGESLYAPQYLSLLHHVHAGLKAHVIFHKDVDYIVRNGEVIIVDEHTGRTMVGRRWSEGIHQAVEAKEGVKINPESQTLASTTFQNYFRLYNKLSGMTGTADTEAFELRQIYGLDVVVIPTHRPIQRKDMNDLVYLTEAEKFNAVIEDIREQTSTGRPVLVGTASIETSELVSQQLNKLGIKHNVLNAKQHEREALIIAEAGRPGAVTIATNMAGRGTDIMLGGNWKAELSLLDNVTADDEARAKAEWEERHQQVLSAGGLHIIGTERHESRRIDNQLRGRAGRQGDPGSSRFYLSLEDNLMRIFASDRVRQMMVALGMKDGEAIEHKMVSNAIEKAQRKVEGRNFDIRKQLLEFDDVANDQRQVIYHQRNELLEADDIADTIKSIRVEVLSNLVSEFVPPNTLEEQWDLKGLEEALVRDFDITLPLSQWLEEDEHLHEEPLREKILAEVQGAYDVKEAVVGVSTMRSFEKQVMLQVLDNLWKEHLSTMDHLRMGIHLRGYAQKNPKQEYKRESFELFQNLLSNIKKDVIRILSHVRVKTQEEAAAEAEALEQMRRAEAASQQMEYQHEQASAMADETSDDASQADGSDTEPFVREQPKVGRNDACPCGSGKKFKHCHGRLA from the coding sequence ATGATAGCCTCTCTAATTAGAAAACTCATCGGCAGCAAAAACGAACGTGAACTGCGCCGGATGGGAAAAATAGTCAATGCCATCAACGGTTTCGAAGCGCAACTTGGGTCCCTTGATGATGCTGCGTTGCAAGCCAAGACTGCTGAGTTCCGCTCCAGACTGGAGAAAGGCGAGTCTTTGGATCAGATTCTGCCAGAGGCTTTTGCTGTTGTGCGAGAAGCCTCCAAACGTGTTATGGGTATGCGTCATTTTGACGTACAGATGATTGGTGGTATCACTCTGCACGAAGGGCGTGTTGCTGAGATGCGTACCGGTGAAGGTAAAACACTGGTGGCGACACTGCCTGTTTACCTGAATGCCTTGTCTGGTAAAGGTGTACATGTCGTTACTGTGAACGACTACCTGGCACGACGAGATGCTGAGTGGATGCAGCCGCTTTATCAGTTTCTTGGCATGTCTGTCGGTATCATCGTTTCTGGCCAGGATCCAGAAATTAAGCGAATCGCCTATCGGGCAGATATCACCTACGGTACTAACAACGAATATGGCTTTGATTACCTGCGTGACAACATGGCCTTCTCCAAGGAAGATCGCGCGCAGCGGGGATTAAACTTTGCCGTCGTCGATGAGGTGGACTCTATCCTTATCGATGAAGCGCGCACACCTTTGATCATCTCCGGCATGGCTGAAGACAGTTCAGAACTGTACCGCAGTATTAATCGCCTGATTCCCATACTTAAATTTCAGGAGACTGTAGAGGAAGGCGAGGAAGTTGCTGAGCCTGGTCACTACACTTTGGATGAAAAACAACGGCAGGTTGAGCTCACAGAAGATGGCCATCAATATGTTGAGGAATGGCTGAGCCAGCAGGGGCTGCTGCCTGAGGGTGAAAGCCTGTATGCACCGCAATACCTGAGTCTGTTGCATCACGTACATGCGGGTTTGAAGGCACATGTAATTTTCCATAAAGACGTGGATTACATCGTTCGGAACGGTGAAGTCATCATTGTTGATGAGCACACTGGACGTACCATGGTTGGTCGCCGCTGGTCTGAAGGTATTCACCAGGCAGTGGAAGCGAAAGAAGGGGTTAAAATCAACCCAGAGTCGCAGACGCTGGCCTCCACAACTTTCCAGAACTATTTCCGCCTTTACAACAAACTGTCGGGGATGACCGGTACCGCAGATACTGAAGCATTCGAGTTGCGTCAGATTTACGGCCTGGACGTGGTTGTCATTCCAACCCATCGTCCGATCCAGCGTAAAGATATGAACGACTTGGTGTACCTGACGGAAGCTGAGAAGTTCAATGCTGTTATCGAGGATATCCGCGAGCAGACTTCAACTGGCCGCCCTGTGCTGGTAGGTACGGCCTCGATTGAAACATCGGAGTTGGTGTCACAGCAGCTGAATAAGCTGGGTATTAAGCACAATGTGCTCAATGCTAAACAGCATGAGCGTGAAGCATTGATTATTGCTGAGGCTGGCCGTCCAGGAGCTGTGACCATCGCTACCAACATGGCAGGCCGTGGTACCGACATCATGCTGGGCGGTAACTGGAAGGCGGAATTGAGTCTTCTTGATAATGTCACTGCAGACGATGAAGCGCGCGCCAAAGCGGAATGGGAAGAGCGCCACCAGCAGGTGTTGAGTGCCGGTGGGTTGCATATCATTGGTACCGAGCGTCATGAGTCCCGCCGTATCGACAATCAGCTGCGTGGTCGTGCAGGACGTCAGGGTGACCCAGGCTCCTCCCGCTTCTATCTTTCATTGGAAGACAACCTGATGCGTATCTTCGCTTCAGACCGCGTGCGCCAGATGATGGTGGCACTGGGAATGAAAGATGGAGAAGCGATTGAGCATAAGATGGTGAGTAATGCCATCGAGAAGGCACAACGTAAGGTGGAAGGGCGTAACTTCGATATCCGTAAGCAACTGCTGGAATTCGATGATGTTGCCAACGACCAGCGGCAGGTTATTTACCACCAGCGTAATGAGTTGCTTGAAGCGGACGACATTGCTGACACCATCAAGTCTATTCGTGTGGAGGTACTGTCGAATCTGGTCAGTGAGTTTGTGCCTCCCAATACGCTGGAAGAGCAGTGGGATCTTAAGGGGCTTGAAGAAGCTCTGGTGCGAGATTTCGACATCACTCTGCCATTGAGCCAGTGGCTCGAAGAGGATGAACATCTGCACGAGGAGCCCCTACGGGAGAAAATCCTTGCCGAGGTTCAGGGTGCCTATGATGTCAAAGAAGCTGTGGTTGGCGTATCAACCATGCGGAGCTTCGAGAAGCAAGTGATGCTGCAGGTGCTCGACAATTTGTGGAAAGAGCACCTGTCCACCATGGATCACCTGCGGATGGGTATTCACTTGCGTGGCTACGCGCAGAAGAATCCCAAGCAGGAATACAAGCGCGAGTCTTTTGAGTTGTTCCAGAATTTGCTGAGTAACATCAAGAAAGACGTGATCCGTATTCTCTCGCATGTTCGCGTCAAAACTCAGGAAGAAGCGGCTGCCGAAGCAGAGGCGCTTGAGCAGATGCGTCGTGCGGAAGCAGCCAGTCAGCAGATGGAGTATCAGCATGAGCAAGCATCAGCCATGGCTGATGAAACATCTGATGATGCATCCCAGGCTGACGGTAGTGACACGGAGCCGTTTGTACGTGAGCAGCCAAAGGTGGGACGCAATGATGCTTGTCCCTGCGGTTCAGGTAAGAAGTTCAAGCACTGTCACGGGCGCCTTGCCTGA
- the lpxC gene encoding UDP-3-O-acyl-N-acetylglucosamine deacetylase yields MIKQRTLKNSIRATGVGLHTGEKVYMTLKPAPADTGVVFRRVDIDPEVEIKAWAETVGDTTLSTNLVDNGIRVATVEHLMSAFAGLGIDNAYVELSAAEVPIMDGSAAPFVFLIQSAGIQELPAPKRFIRIKKKVTFEHGDKWVSFEPYDGFKVSFTIDFDHPLFRGQNTHAELDFSSTSYVKEISRARTFGFMRDIEYLRSKNLILGGSVDNAIVVDDYGIVNDGGLRYEDEFVKHKILDAVGDLYLLGRSLIGEFKGYKSGHFLNNMLLRELLKHRDCWEVVTFDAAEPAPISYAAPLVAV; encoded by the coding sequence ATGATTAAACAACGCACCCTGAAAAACAGTATTCGGGCTACCGGTGTGGGTTTGCATACCGGCGAAAAAGTTTACATGACTTTGAAGCCTGCTCCCGCTGATACTGGCGTGGTATTCCGACGGGTTGACATTGATCCTGAGGTAGAAATCAAGGCTTGGGCGGAAACTGTTGGCGACACAACCCTCTCCACAAATCTCGTCGACAATGGAATCCGGGTAGCTACTGTAGAGCATTTGATGTCTGCTTTTGCTGGGCTTGGCATAGATAACGCCTATGTTGAGTTGTCTGCAGCAGAAGTTCCCATCATGGATGGTAGCGCTGCACCCTTTGTGTTCTTGATTCAATCCGCTGGTATTCAGGAGCTTCCTGCCCCTAAGCGGTTCATTCGAATCAAAAAGAAAGTGACGTTCGAACACGGTGATAAATGGGTGAGCTTTGAACCATATGATGGCTTCAAGGTGAGCTTTACCATCGATTTTGACCACCCCTTGTTCCGCGGCCAGAACACGCACGCAGAGCTTGATTTCTCCAGCACGTCTTACGTGAAAGAGATCAGCAGGGCGCGGACTTTTGGTTTTATGCGAGATATTGAATATCTGCGCTCAAAAAACCTGATTCTCGGCGGTAGCGTCGACAACGCGATCGTTGTTGATGACTACGGTATCGTGAATGATGGCGGCCTGCGTTACGAAGATGAGTTTGTAAAACATAAGATTCTTGACGCAGTTGGCGATCTGTATCTGTTGGGTCGTAGCCTGATCGGAGAGTTCAAAGGCTATAAGTCCGGCCATTTCCTGAACAACATGCTGCTTCGGGAGTTACTCAAGCATCGTGATTGTTGGGAGGTCGTGACATTCGATGCGGCTGAGCCTGCACCGATCTCTTATGCAGCACCTTTGGTGGCTGTGTGA
- the ftsZ gene encoding cell division protein FtsZ: MFELVDKAPQNAVIKVIGVGGGGGNAVNHMVTSSVEGVEFICANTDAQALKDMGARSVLQLGSEITKGLGAGANPDIGREAALEDRERIAEVMQGADMVFITAGMGGGTGTGAAPVVAEVAKEMGILTVAVVTKPFPFEGRKRMQIAMEGIRQLQEHVDSLIIIPNEKLLPVLGKNVSLINAFAAANDVLQGAVQGIADLIIRPGMINVDFADVKTVMSEMGMAMMGTGSARGEGRAREAAEAAIRSPLLEDIDLCGAKGILVNITAGLDLALGEFSEVGNTVEEFASDEATIVVGTVIDPEMSDELRVTVVATGLGTKPEPQIKVVTANPSGKAKLPDNYEQLEIPAVMRRGEPAAPAQATSKDAARQTPPKDSMEYLDIPAFLRRQAD; encoded by the coding sequence ATGTTTGAATTGGTCGATAAAGCACCGCAAAACGCGGTCATTAAAGTTATTGGCGTTGGTGGCGGCGGCGGCAACGCAGTGAACCACATGGTCACCTCTTCAGTTGAGGGGGTTGAGTTTATCTGTGCCAATACGGATGCACAGGCTCTCAAAGACATGGGGGCTCGTAGTGTGCTGCAGTTGGGTAGCGAGATCACCAAAGGGTTGGGCGCTGGAGCCAATCCTGATATTGGTCGTGAAGCTGCACTCGAGGATCGTGAGCGCATCGCTGAGGTAATGCAAGGTGCCGACATGGTCTTCATTACTGCAGGGATGGGTGGTGGCACCGGTACTGGTGCTGCACCTGTTGTGGCTGAAGTGGCCAAAGAGATGGGCATACTGACGGTTGCAGTGGTAACCAAGCCTTTCCCGTTTGAAGGGCGCAAACGTATGCAGATCGCGATGGAAGGTATCCGTCAGCTGCAAGAGCACGTCGATTCTTTGATCATCATTCCTAACGAGAAATTGTTACCTGTTCTGGGTAAGAATGTTTCCCTGATTAATGCTTTCGCGGCAGCAAACGACGTGTTGCAAGGTGCTGTGCAGGGGATTGCTGACCTGATTATCCGTCCCGGTATGATCAACGTTGACTTTGCTGACGTGAAAACTGTCATGTCAGAAATGGGTATGGCGATGATGGGTACGGGAAGTGCTCGTGGTGAAGGGCGTGCACGTGAAGCGGCAGAAGCGGCAATTCGTAGTCCTCTGTTGGAGGATATCGATCTGTGTGGCGCCAAGGGTATTCTCGTCAATATTACAGCGGGTCTGGATTTGGCATTGGGCGAATTCTCTGAGGTAGGTAACACTGTTGAAGAGTTTGCTTCCGACGAGGCTACTATCGTTGTCGGCACTGTTATTGATCCGGAAATGAGTGATGAGCTGCGTGTGACGGTCGTCGCGACTGGTCTGGGAACCAAACCTGAACCACAAATTAAAGTGGTAACGGCTAATCCAAGTGGCAAGGCCAAACTGCCTGATAACTATGAGCAGTTGGAGATCCCTGCTGTTATGCGTCGTGGAGAGCCCGCAGCACCTGCGCAGGCTACCTCTAAGGATGCTGCTCGTCAGACGCCGCCAAAAGACAGCATGGAATACCTTGATATTCCTGCATTTTTGCGTCGCCAGGCAGATTGA
- the ftsA gene encoding cell division protein FtsA has protein sequence MSGVADTNMIVGLDIGTSKVVAIVGEVGPDGEIEIVGVGSHASRGMKRGVVVNIESTVHSIQRAVEEAELMAGCKVHSVTVGIAGSHIMSQNSHGMVAIRDREVVTQDVERVIDAARAVPELDKEKMRILHILPQEYVIDNQEGIRDPLGMSGVRLEARVHLVTAALNAAHNIEKCIRQCGLEVDTMVLEQLASSYAVLTEDEKELGVCMIDIGGGTSDMAIFTGGAIRHTAVIPIGGDQVTNDIAMALRTPTQHAEEIKTKYACALGKLASASEAIKVPSVGDRPARDLSRQSLAEVVEPRYAELFEMIQNKIRESGYEDLIAAGIVLTGGTSKMEGVVELAEEIFHMPVRLASPVGFKGLTDIVNNPVYSTAVGLLLYAKHERGERVLMDSVIPGKREPEEGFMGRMRRWIQDKF, from the coding sequence ATGAGTGGTGTAGCAGATACGAATATGATTGTCGGACTGGATATCGGTACGTCTAAAGTGGTGGCCATTGTCGGGGAAGTAGGTCCTGACGGTGAAATTGAGATTGTTGGCGTTGGTTCTCATGCTTCACGCGGTATGAAGCGAGGTGTGGTCGTCAATATCGAGTCGACCGTACACTCCATTCAGCGTGCAGTGGAAGAAGCAGAACTGATGGCTGGCTGTAAAGTTCACTCTGTGACAGTTGGTATTGCTGGCAGTCATATCATGAGTCAGAACTCCCATGGCATGGTTGCTATCCGCGACCGTGAGGTGGTTACTCAGGACGTTGAACGAGTTATTGATGCGGCACGTGCGGTACCTGAGCTTGATAAGGAAAAGATGCGTATTCTGCATATCCTGCCACAGGAGTATGTCATCGATAATCAGGAAGGCATCCGCGATCCTCTCGGGATGTCCGGTGTACGTCTGGAGGCCAGAGTTCACTTGGTAACGGCTGCACTGAACGCGGCACACAACATCGAGAAGTGTATTCGGCAGTGTGGCCTGGAAGTTGACACCATGGTGCTGGAGCAGCTGGCTTCAAGTTACGCGGTGCTTACTGAGGATGAAAAAGAGCTCGGCGTCTGCATGATTGATATCGGTGGCGGCACGTCGGATATGGCGATATTCACCGGAGGTGCTATTCGTCACACTGCGGTGATACCGATCGGTGGCGATCAGGTGACCAATGATATCGCTATGGCATTGCGTACCCCGACTCAGCATGCGGAAGAGATTAAGACCAAGTACGCCTGTGCACTGGGTAAGCTGGCCAGTGCCAGTGAAGCAATCAAGGTGCCCAGTGTCGGTGATCGACCTGCGCGAGATCTGTCTCGCCAGTCTCTGGCAGAGGTCGTTGAACCTCGTTATGCCGAACTGTTTGAAATGATCCAGAACAAGATCCGTGAAAGCGGTTATGAGGATTTGATTGCTGCAGGTATTGTGCTGACCGGCGGTACGTCAAAAATGGAGGGAGTGGTCGAGTTGGCAGAGGAGATTTTCCATATGCCGGTTCGTTTGGCGTCACCAGTCGGCTTTAAAGGGCTGACTGACATAGTGAATAATCCGGTTTATTCCACTGCAGTAGGCCTGCTGCTCTACGCCAAACATGAGCGAGGAGAGCGGGTGCTGATGGATTCAGTCATCCCTGGTAAGCGTGAACCAGAGGAAGGCTTTATGGGCCGGATGCGTCGCTGGATTCAGGATAAATTCTGA
- a CDS encoding cell division protein FtsQ/DivIB: protein MQKPKVRLPWKKWFGWLFNLMALIALVVGAIYGGQALWPWLNRPVTEISVQGNMHYVDGQALHAALQDEVKGTFFDLDLNSIQKMVEANPWVERADIHRIWPDRLVVNIDEELPVARWGDKQLVNSVGRIFTPQQAQLDELAGLPRLYGPDDQVQEAMRYFSTLSQQLRPLQMKISDLILEKRGAWTVDVIVADQPLRILLGREDLRERLYRFSTIYTAALKDRVSQIEQIDVRHTNGVAVRWKQPAST from the coding sequence GTGCAAAAACCTAAGGTTCGGTTGCCTTGGAAAAAGTGGTTTGGCTGGCTGTTCAATCTAATGGCACTGATCGCTCTGGTGGTTGGTGCAATCTATGGCGGACAGGCTCTCTGGCCCTGGCTGAATAGGCCTGTGACTGAGATCAGTGTGCAAGGCAACATGCACTATGTTGATGGTCAGGCTTTGCATGCCGCGTTACAGGACGAGGTTAAGGGAACGTTTTTCGATCTTGACCTTAATAGCATCCAGAAAATGGTTGAAGCGAACCCCTGGGTGGAAAGGGCAGATATTCACCGGATATGGCCTGATCGACTGGTCGTCAATATTGATGAGGAGCTGCCGGTTGCGCGCTGGGGTGACAAACAACTGGTTAATTCCGTCGGGCGTATTTTTACTCCTCAACAAGCACAGCTGGATGAGCTGGCCGGTTTGCCGCGTTTGTATGGACCGGATGATCAGGTGCAGGAGGCCATGCGGTATTTCTCTACTCTGAGTCAGCAACTGCGCCCGCTGCAAATGAAGATCAGTGATCTTATTTTGGAAAAACGCGGAGCTTGGACTGTGGACGTCATTGTTGCTGACCAGCCACTGCGTATTTTGCTGGGGCGGGAAGACCTGCGTGAACGCCTATATCGGTTCAGTACGATATATACTGCAGCTCTGAAAGATCGAGTCAGTCAGATAGAACAAATTGATGTACGTCACACCAACGGGGTGGCCGTACGCTGGAAACAGCCTGCGTCAACTTGA
- a CDS encoding D-alanine--D-alanine ligase produces MNAQQALIRQAGRVAVLMGGESAEREVSLKSGKAVLAALQSAGVDAFAVDFIVGADSNLLQQLASLEFDTAFIILHGRGGEDGVVQAALQMLGKPYTGSGVAASALAMDKWRTKLVWHALGLPTKPSSLINTGTDPAGLISQLGLPLAIKPVHEGSSVGLMKVNSEKMLGDACLVAGKHDSMVMAEPWVSGKELTVAIVNGKVLPPIWLQTTHEFYDYDAKYLANDTRYNFDTGLDIAELTELTKICQQAFDVIGCHGWGRLDLIRDEQGRNWLLEVNTVPGMTDHSLVPMAAKQAGMSMEVLVLEILASAFDRSPQARG; encoded by the coding sequence ATGAACGCTCAGCAGGCCTTGATCAGGCAGGCTGGCAGGGTTGCAGTACTGATGGGAGGGGAATCTGCCGAAAGGGAGGTCTCGCTCAAAAGTGGAAAGGCTGTGTTAGCTGCTTTACAAAGCGCTGGAGTTGATGCTTTTGCGGTGGATTTCATCGTGGGGGCTGATAGTAACCTGCTGCAACAGTTGGCATCACTAGAGTTTGATACGGCCTTTATCATACTGCATGGCCGCGGTGGCGAGGACGGCGTGGTGCAGGCTGCGTTGCAAATGCTGGGTAAGCCCTACACCGGTAGTGGCGTGGCTGCTTCTGCTCTGGCTATGGACAAATGGCGTACCAAGCTGGTTTGGCATGCTTTGGGGCTGCCTACTAAGCCATCCAGTCTGATCAATACAGGGACAGACCCTGCCGGGCTGATTAGCCAGCTGGGGTTACCCCTGGCAATCAAGCCTGTACATGAAGGTTCCAGTGTTGGTCTGATGAAGGTTAACTCCGAGAAAATGTTGGGTGATGCGTGCCTGGTCGCGGGGAAGCATGACTCGATGGTCATGGCAGAACCTTGGGTAAGTGGTAAGGAGTTAACTGTTGCGATTGTAAATGGCAAAGTTCTACCGCCTATCTGGCTCCAGACGACGCATGAATTCTACGACTATGATGCCAAATACCTGGCAAATGACACTCGTTACAACTTTGATACTGGCTTAGATATTGCAGAACTTACAGAATTGACGAAAATCTGTCAGCAAGCCTTTGATGTTATTGGGTGTCATGGTTGGGGGCGGTTGGATCTGATCCGTGATGAGCAAGGTAGAAACTGGTTGCTGGAAGTTAATACCGTGCCAGGTATGACGGATCATAGTTTAGTTCCCATGGCGGCCAAACAGGCGGGGATGTCGATGGAGGTGCTGGTGTTGGAGATTCTGGCATCGGCCTTTGATCGTAGCCCGCAGGCGAGAGGTTAA
- the murC gene encoding UDP-N-acetylmuramate--L-alanine ligase: MRRIRRIHFVGIGGVGMCGIAEVLLNQGYLISGSDLKPSATTSRLEEQGARIVIGHKAENINDVDVVVISSAVKADNPELLAAREMRVPVVRRAEMLAELMRYRHGIAIAGTHGKTTTTSLVASVLTQGGLDPTYVIGGRLTSAGTNAKLGASRYLVAEADESDASFLHLQPMIAVVTNIDADHMDTYGGDFGRLKQTFIDFLHNLPFYGLAVVCVDDPVIRELLPQISRPTVTYGFSEDADVRAVDVEQDGLRTRFTVVTKGSPDLTITLNLPGQHNVLNALATIAIARDEGVADEQIAIALQQFMGVGRRFQVLAELPGKDGGTATLVDDYGHHPREVAATIKAFRDGWPGRRLVMVYQPHRYTRTRDLYEDFVQVLSEVDTLILMEVYSAGEEPIQGADSRSLCRSIRQRGQVEPVYAENAVEAMAILPNLIQNGDLVLTQGAGDISGLAQQLARAAGNKP; the protein is encoded by the coding sequence ATGCGCCGCATACGTCGTATCCATTTCGTGGGAATCGGGGGCGTAGGCATGTGTGGTATTGCAGAGGTATTGCTGAACCAGGGTTATCTGATCTCTGGCTCAGACCTCAAGCCCTCCGCCACCACCAGCCGACTGGAGGAGCAGGGGGCTCGTATCGTCATCGGTCATAAGGCAGAGAACATCAACGATGTTGATGTGGTGGTCATTTCTTCTGCGGTAAAGGCTGATAACCCTGAACTACTGGCAGCCCGTGAGATGCGAGTGCCGGTGGTGCGTCGTGCAGAAATGCTGGCTGAGCTCATGCGGTATCGTCATGGTATTGCGATCGCGGGGACACATGGCAAGACTACAACCACCAGTCTCGTTGCTTCTGTCCTGACTCAGGGCGGACTTGATCCGACCTATGTTATCGGCGGACGCCTGACCAGTGCCGGCACTAATGCAAAGTTGGGTGCCAGTCGTTATCTGGTGGCAGAGGCAGACGAAAGTGATGCGTCTTTCCTGCACCTGCAACCCATGATTGCGGTGGTGACCAACATTGATGCAGACCATATGGACACCTATGGCGGTGATTTTGGGCGTCTGAAGCAGACCTTTATCGATTTTCTGCATAACTTGCCGTTCTATGGATTGGCTGTGGTCTGTGTCGATGACCCGGTGATTCGTGAATTATTGCCACAGATTAGCCGGCCGACTGTCACCTACGGTTTCAGTGAAGATGCAGATGTACGAGCTGTTGATGTTGAACAGGATGGTCTGCGCACTCGCTTTACGGTAGTAACCAAAGGATCGCCTGATCTGACTATTACCCTCAACCTGCCTGGACAGCATAACGTCCTCAATGCTCTGGCTACTATTGCGATTGCCCGTGATGAGGGGGTAGCAGATGAGCAGATTGCCATCGCTTTGCAGCAATTCATGGGTGTTGGCCGGCGTTTTCAGGTACTGGCAGAGTTGCCCGGCAAAGACGGTGGTACGGCTACGCTGGTTGACGACTACGGTCATCATCCGCGCGAGGTTGCTGCAACCATTAAGGCATTCCGTGATGGTTGGCCGGGGCGCCGTCTTGTGATGGTCTATCAGCCTCACCGGTACACTCGTACCCGCGATCTCTATGAGGACTTTGTTCAAGTCCTGTCAGAGGTCGATACGCTGATTCTTATGGAAGTGTATTCAGCTGGTGAAGAGCCTATACAGGGAGCCGATAGTCGCAGCCTGTGCCGCAGCATTCGTCAGCGTGGGCAGGTGGAGCCGGTATATGCTGAGAATGCAGTAGAAGCCATGGCCATTTTGCCTAATCTGATTCAGAACGGCGATTTGGTGCTGACCCAGGGTGCAGGCGATATCAGTGGCCTGGCCCAGCAATTAGCTCGTGCAGCAGGTAACAAGCCATGA
- the murG gene encoding undecaprenyldiphospho-muramoylpentapeptide beta-N-acetylglucosaminyltransferase, with the protein MVSEKPKVALIMAGGTGGHVFPALATAERLRQQGYQIHWLGTMAGIEAKIVPQAEIPLHAIQVSGLRGKGVVKLLKAPFLLARACGQALKVVSSLKPNVVLGMGGFASGPGGLAAKLLGRPLVIHEQNAVPGMTNKLLARMAKRVLVAFPDALSKLPAAEVVGNPIRRAVCSLPDPAQRYGVRAGRIRVLVVGGSLGAAAINAVIPRWLAALPEEVRPEVWHQTGERHLEATQSFYQEQGMVARIVPFIDDMADAYGWADLVICRSGALTVSELSAAGVASVLIPFPFAVDDHQTANGRHLEKAGAAVLIQQTALSVESLKELYMNRLQQRSALQRMAEAAYAQAKPEAAERVAEVCKEISLG; encoded by the coding sequence ATGGTTAGTGAGAAACCCAAGGTTGCCCTGATCATGGCCGGTGGTACCGGTGGGCATGTATTCCCCGCACTGGCTACCGCGGAGCGGTTGCGCCAGCAGGGGTACCAGATTCACTGGCTGGGAACTATGGCAGGTATTGAAGCCAAAATCGTGCCACAAGCTGAGATCCCGCTGCATGCCATTCAGGTGAGTGGTTTGCGTGGCAAGGGTGTGGTGAAGCTGCTCAAGGCCCCCTTTTTGTTGGCGCGCGCCTGTGGCCAGGCACTCAAGGTCGTCAGTAGTCTCAAGCCAAATGTAGTGCTGGGTATGGGTGGCTTTGCCAGTGGCCCAGGTGGCCTTGCGGCAAAATTACTGGGCCGCCCCCTGGTCATCCATGAGCAGAATGCCGTTCCAGGTATGACCAACAAGCTGTTAGCACGTATGGCTAAACGTGTATTGGTGGCCTTTCCAGATGCTCTGTCCAAGTTACCTGCTGCCGAAGTGGTGGGAAATCCTATTCGCAGAGCGGTGTGTAGCCTGCCTGATCCGGCTCAACGGTATGGTGTTCGGGCTGGCCGTATTCGCGTGCTGGTGGTAGGCGGCAGTCTCGGTGCTGCAGCGATTAACGCTGTTATTCCCCGCTGGTTAGCTGCATTACCGGAAGAAGTTCGCCCTGAAGTCTGGCATCAGACCGGGGAGCGTCATCTGGAAGCAACCCAGAGCTTCTATCAGGAGCAGGGTATGGTCGCCCGTATAGTGCCTTTCATCGATGACATGGCGGATGCCTATGGCTGGGCTGATCTGGTGATCTGTCGCTCGGGAGCGCTGACTGTCAGCGAGCTGAGTGCAGCCGGCGTTGCTTCGGTATTGATCCCGTTTCCGTTTGCGGTCGATGATCATCAGACGGCGAATGGCAGACATTTGGAAAAGGCCGGTGCGGCAGTGTTGATTCAGCAAACTGCATTGTCGGTCGAAAGTCTCAAAGAGTTATATATGAACCGCCTGCAACAGCGGTCTGCTTTGCAGCGCATGGCGGAAGCGGCTTATGCGCAGGCAAAGCCCGAAGCAGCAGAGCGCGTTGCAGAGGTATGTAAGGAGATCAGTCTTGGCTGA